The Candidatus Hydrogenedentota bacterium genome contains the following window.
CTTATGGAGGGCCTTGAGAGTCGTGGCCCCATCCATCTCGGGCATCATCATGTCGGTGATGGCCAGGGCGATTTCTCCCCGGTGCTGAGCCACCAGTGCCAAGGCGCCGGATCCCTCGCTGGCAGTGAGAACGCGGTAATTGTAGCGCTCGAGGATGGACTTCGTGATATCTCGGAATGAACTCTCATCGTCGATGACCAGCACACACTCCCCTTTTCCGGACCAACGAACGGGATCTTGTTTCTGAACGGTGATTTGCCTCTCGGTCGCCAGTGCTGGGAGGTAGACGGTGAAACGGGTTCCTTTGCCCGGCTCGCTATAG
Protein-coding sequences here:
- a CDS encoding response regulator — protein: ELEEPYTRLHLDARCGPYVVISVTDTGSGIPHEIIEKIFEPFFTTKDSGRGTGLGLSTVLGIVKGHGGFLNVYSEPGKGTRFTVYLPALATERQITVQKQDPVRWSGKGECVLVIDDESSFRDITKSILERYNYRVLTASEGSGALALVAQHRGEIALAITDMMMPEMDGATTLKALHK